The Streptomyces halobius genomic interval CCCTTTGCTATTTCCCCTTGTCCCCTTCGAAGCACCAGCCGAAGAAGCAGGCCGACCCGGTCCAAGCCGGAGCCGGGCGATGCGGCAGCATCCGCTTCTCGGTCGGCTTGGGCGCGGGGCGAGGGGCGAAGGTGCGCGGAGCGGGCGTGCGCGCCGCGGGACGCCTCGGGACGGCGGGCTTGACCGATGCGCTGCCGGCGGTGGCACTGGCACTCGGGCTACTGGACGGCGACGACGGGGGCGGCGCACCCTCGTCCCCCGCTCGGAGCGGGTCAGTGGAGGCGGTCGCGTCACTTCCTACGGCGGGTATGGACCCCTGATCGTCGGAGCCACCGAACACGGTCGCGCCGATGGTCAGGCCGCCGCCCACGAGGACGAGCCCCAAGCCGAGCGTGAGGCACACGGCTGCCCCGCGCGACTTCGCCCGTGCTGGCGAGCGCGGGCTCCGGGGGGTGTCCTCGCCGCGCTTCCAGGTCGGCGTACGGCGCCGGTCGCGGCGCGCGCCGGGAGCGGGCTCCGTTCCGTCGCCAGCGTTGCCGCGGGCGTCGATCGTTCGTGACTCCGGCGTCGGGGCCGCCCCATGTCCGGCACCCGGTCCCGCACCTGGTCCCGCTCCTGGTCCTGCCCCTTGTCCCGTACCTGCTCCCGCTCCTGTCTCGTCGCCGTCGAACAGGGCAGCGTCGTACAACGGGTAGGAGCGCGGCCGGTGTTCCGTCGGCAGGTCGTGCCCTCGCCCACTGCCGTGCCCGCTCCCGCGCACATCCGCGGCCGGCTGGGCGGTGCCGCATCCCGGGCACACCAGAGCTCCGTTGAGATGGCGACGGCACGCCTCGCAGTAGTCCACCGCTGCCTCCACCTGCCCATCGACTGCCAGCCTTCGACGATTAGGGGAACCTTACTGCGCCTCCAGGTCACGAGTTACGGGCGGGGGGGTACGGGCCTGGGGAGGAACAGGCCGGGGAGAGGCACAGGCCGGGTACTGTGCGAATCTCAATGATCGTGTCAAGTAGCCTGCGCGACTGGCGGCGCAGAGGTGAACAGCCTCTCGTCACGCAACATGGCCCACAGAACGTCCGCGCGACGGCGAGCAAGGGCAAGCAACGCCTGGGTATGGAGCAGCCCTTC includes:
- a CDS encoding SCO2400 family protein, whose product is MEAAVDYCEACRRHLNGALVCPGCGTAQPAADVRGSGHGSGRGHDLPTEHRPRSYPLYDAALFDGDETGAGAGTGQGAGPGAGPGAGPGAGHGAAPTPESRTIDARGNAGDGTEPAPGARRDRRRTPTWKRGEDTPRSPRSPARAKSRGAAVCLTLGLGLVLVGGGLTIGATVFGGSDDQGSIPAVGSDATASTDPLRAGDEGAPPPSSPSSSPSASATAGSASVKPAVPRRPAARTPAPRTFAPRPAPKPTEKRMLPHRPAPAWTGSACFFGWCFEGDKGK